A genomic segment from Limibacillus halophilus encodes:
- a CDS encoding peptidoglycan D,D-transpeptidase FtsI family protein → MIPRLFRRSASITVSPCPPLGLDMQTGRQPNVVLGSRRKQSIDVGRTRLIVAASIFAFAFVIVSVRLVELAVFKPGQEPHVASTSDAERLETGRADIVDRNGIVLATTLPAASLYANARQIDNPKRVAAQLSAVLVDVSEPRLERLLSSDRAFVYLKRDLSPREQFEVNALGVPGLYFQKENKRVYPQGALTAQIVGFTDIDNRGLAGMEQAFDEVLRGRTEPLPLSVDLRVQHVLAEELGIAMNEFSAIGAAGVVLDVETGEVVAMASLPTFEPSEVGTASNDARFNRATLGTYEMGSVFKVFTAAMALDSGRVSITDSFDVSKPIRIARFTINDYKPKGRALSVPEILIYSSNIGTVHMVEQIGSEMQQQYLGALGLLEPISIELPEVGSPLVPLPWREINMMTVSYGHGLSVSPLQLAGAMATVVNGGIQKPMTLLRRPPNKPVGGERVLKAETSEKVRWLMRQVVVEGTGKFANAKGYRVGGKTGTSDKLRGGRYSDNARIASFVGAFPMDNPRYVVFAMVDEPKGLKRTYGYATGGWVAAPVVGNVVERIAPLLGVARRDLELPAPRELGPLLEAKADAGQTTH, encoded by the coding sequence ATGATCCCTCGCTTGTTCCGACGGAGCGCCAGCATCACAGTTTCTCCCTGCCCGCCGCTCGGTCTCGACATGCAGACCGGGCGGCAGCCAAATGTGGTGCTCGGTAGTCGGCGCAAGCAAAGCATCGACGTGGGCCGCACGCGTTTAATCGTGGCCGCCTCCATTTTCGCTTTCGCCTTTGTTATCGTCTCCGTCCGTTTGGTCGAACTGGCGGTCTTCAAGCCAGGTCAAGAGCCGCATGTGGCTTCAACCAGTGATGCGGAACGCCTGGAAACCGGGCGCGCCGACATCGTCGATCGGAACGGCATCGTTCTTGCGACTACATTGCCTGCCGCATCGCTTTATGCAAACGCCCGGCAGATCGACAATCCCAAGCGCGTGGCGGCGCAACTCTCCGCCGTGCTGGTGGATGTCAGCGAGCCGCGGTTAGAGCGTTTGCTGTCCAGCGACCGTGCCTTTGTTTATCTGAAACGTGACCTGTCTCCGCGTGAACAGTTTGAAGTCAATGCGCTGGGCGTGCCCGGCTTGTACTTCCAGAAAGAGAACAAGCGGGTTTATCCGCAAGGGGCCCTGACCGCGCAGATCGTCGGCTTTACCGACATCGACAATCGAGGTTTAGCGGGCATGGAACAGGCCTTCGACGAGGTATTGCGCGGCCGTACTGAACCCCTGCCGCTTTCCGTCGATCTCCGGGTCCAGCATGTGCTGGCCGAAGAGCTGGGCATTGCCATGAATGAGTTCAGCGCCATTGGCGCTGCCGGCGTGGTGCTGGATGTCGAAACTGGTGAAGTGGTGGCCATGGCCTCCCTGCCGACCTTCGAGCCCAGCGAGGTCGGAACCGCCAGCAACGATGCGCGTTTCAACCGGGCGACGCTGGGCACCTACGAGATGGGGTCGGTCTTCAAGGTCTTCACCGCCGCCATGGCGTTGGACAGCGGTCGCGTCTCCATCACTGACAGCTTCGATGTTTCCAAGCCTATCCGCATCGCGCGCTTCACCATCAACGATTACAAGCCCAAGGGGCGGGCGCTGAGCGTGCCGGAAATCCTGATTTATTCCAGCAACATCGGCACGGTGCACATGGTCGAGCAGATCGGCTCCGAGATGCAGCAACAGTATCTGGGAGCGCTTGGTCTGCTGGAGCCGATTTCCATTGAGTTGCCCGAGGTCGGGTCACCCCTGGTGCCGCTGCCGTGGCGCGAAATCAACATGATGACCGTGTCGTACGGGCATGGTCTTTCCGTATCGCCGCTGCAGCTCGCCGGTGCCATGGCGACGGTGGTCAACGGCGGAATCCAAAAGCCGATGACCTTGCTACGCCGTCCGCCCAACAAGCCGGTCGGTGGCGAGCGGGTTCTGAAGGCCGAGACCTCTGAGAAAGTCCGCTGGCTAATGCGCCAGGTAGTCGTTGAGGGAACCGGCAAGTTTGCCAATGCGAAGGGCTACAGGGTCGGCGGCAAGACAGGCACATCCGACAAGCTGCGCGGAGGGCGCTATTCGGACAACGCACGCATAGCCTCCTTCGTCGGCGCCTTCCCGATGGACAACCCGCGCTATGTCGTTTTCGCCATGGTCGATGAGCCCAAGGGCCTCAAGCGGACCTATGGCTACGCCACAGGCGGCTGGGTCGCAGCACCCGTCGTCGGCAACGTCGTCGAGCGGATCGCGCCGCTGCTGGGGGTCGCGCGTCGTGATCTGGAACTGCCGGCGCCGAGGGAACTCGGACCGCTCCTGGAGGCGAAGGCGGATGCCGGGCAGACAACTCACTGA
- the ftsL gene encoding cell division protein FtsL yields the protein MIRWSAFLWSVVGIVMAIVVFQVKYKVQELEGELAAANARILHEQETIQVLRAEWSYLNRPARISELAQRYLEVGSDGQPVTFATAQLDELPLRLEGVVLRAADAGPLLPQPKPTLSGPIFVAAPSQASPDGIAPSGVGPAFSSPAQADLHVHKDQATTYAATHVPTIGATLASFGGTQ from the coding sequence ATGATCCGCTGGTCCGCATTCCTCTGGAGCGTCGTGGGGATCGTCATGGCGATCGTCGTGTTCCAGGTCAAATACAAGGTACAGGAGCTTGAAGGTGAGCTTGCCGCCGCGAACGCTCGAATCCTGCACGAGCAGGAAACGATCCAGGTGTTGCGCGCGGAGTGGAGCTACCTGAACCGTCCGGCCCGTATCTCCGAACTGGCTCAGCGTTACCTTGAAGTCGGGTCCGATGGCCAGCCGGTGACCTTCGCCACCGCTCAATTGGATGAATTGCCGCTTCGGCTGGAAGGCGTTGTGCTTCGCGCCGCCGATGCCGGACCGCTTCTCCCGCAACCGAAACCTACTTTGTCTGGACCTATCTTCGTAGCTGCGCCCTCTCAAGCTTCTCCTGATGGGATTGCGCCAAGCGGGGTCGGACCTGCGTTCTCCTCTCCAGCGCAGGCCGACCTCCATGTTCATAAAGATCAAGCGACGACTTATGCGGCGACGCACGTACCAACCATAGGGGCGACCCTCGCCAGCTTCGGAGGGACGCAATGA
- the rsmH gene encoding 16S rRNA (cytosine(1402)-N(4))-methyltransferase RsmH: MTNLTQDRHAPVMLREVLETLVPHDGGRYLDGTFGAGGYTRGILEAANCRVWAIDRDPTALAAGAALVKAFDGRLTLLAGCFGEMDRLLHADGVEAVEGVALDIGVSSMQIDEAERGFSFRHDGPLDMRMGGEGATAADVVNDQEEAALADIIYRYGEERQSRRIARAIVAARQEAPITRTLQLAEVVRGAIRGGGAQAIDPATRTFQALRIYVNDELGELERGLAAAESLLAPNGRLVVVSFHSLEDRIVKSFLRARSGGEGGSRHLPQVQSREAATLELLFKGALKPSDEEIRINPRARSARLRAARKREGSFIEGGRA; this comes from the coding sequence ATGACGAACCTGACCCAAGACCGCCACGCTCCGGTCATGCTTCGAGAAGTCCTTGAGACGTTGGTTCCGCATGACGGCGGACGTTATCTCGACGGCACTTTCGGCGCCGGCGGCTATACCCGGGGTATCCTGGAGGCGGCAAATTGCCGCGTCTGGGCCATCGACCGCGATCCGACCGCCCTGGCGGCGGGGGCTGCCTTGGTAAAGGCTTTCGACGGACGTTTGACCCTCTTGGCCGGTTGCTTTGGCGAAATGGACCGTCTGCTGCACGCCGACGGCGTCGAGGCGGTCGAGGGCGTGGCGCTGGACATCGGCGTCTCCTCCATGCAGATCGACGAAGCCGAGCGCGGCTTCTCCTTCCGCCATGACGGCCCACTGGACATGCGCATGGGCGGCGAGGGGGCGACGGCGGCCGACGTGGTGAACGATCAGGAAGAGGCCGCGCTGGCCGATATCATCTACCGTTACGGAGAGGAGCGGCAGTCGCGCCGCATCGCCCGCGCCATCGTGGCGGCTCGCCAGGAAGCGCCGATCACCCGCACGCTGCAGCTTGCCGAAGTGGTGCGTGGCGCAATTCGCGGCGGCGGCGCGCAGGCCATCGACCCGGCGACCCGCACCTTCCAGGCGCTGCGCATTTATGTGAATGACGAGCTCGGTGAGTTGGAGCGGGGTCTTGCCGCAGCCGAATCCTTACTGGCGCCGAACGGCCGCCTGGTGGTGGTTTCTTTCCATTCGCTGGAAGACCGCATTGTCAAAAGTTTCCTGCGCGCCCGCAGTGGCGGCGAAGGGGGCTCGCGTCATCTTCCACAAGTCCAATCACGTGAGGCCGCGACCCTGGAGTTGCTGTTCAAGGGTGCGCTCAAGCCAAGCGACGAAGAAATCCGGATCAATCCTCGAGCCCGCTCCGCCCGCTTGCGCGCCGCGCGCAAGCGGGAAGGCTCGTTCATTGAGGGAGGCCGCGCATGA
- the mraZ gene encoding division/cell wall cluster transcriptional repressor MraZ: protein MATFLGTYENRLDSKGRISVPALFRAQLPEPHNQTVILFPSYRAAAIEGCAMDFIEQLGESISEIDLFSDDQDDLATSLFSDSQPLGMDKEGRIVLPAELMAHAGITDRGCFVGKGPLFQIWQPDALAAHKAEARQRARTKGLTLPIRPRRDGGA from the coding sequence GTGGCCACCTTTCTAGGCACCTACGAGAACCGGTTAGATAGCAAGGGTCGGATTTCCGTGCCCGCGCTGTTCCGTGCCCAGCTTCCCGAGCCCCACAATCAAACGGTCATTCTGTTTCCGTCCTACCGCGCTGCGGCCATCGAGGGCTGCGCGATGGACTTCATCGAACAACTGGGTGAGAGCATCAGCGAGATCGACCTCTTCTCGGATGATCAGGACGATCTGGCGACCTCGCTCTTTTCAGATTCACAGCCGTTGGGCATGGACAAGGAAGGGCGCATCGTGTTGCCCGCCGAGTTGATGGCCCATGCGGGCATCACCGATCGGGGCTGTTTCGTGGGCAAGGGTCCGCTGTTCCAGATCTGGCAGCCCGATGCCCTGGCAGCACACAAGGCAGAGGCTCGTCAGCGCGCCCGCACCAAGGGCCTGACCTTGCCGATCCGGCCGCGTCGGGACGGGGGGGCGTGA
- a CDS encoding STAS domain-containing protein — MTKIIVAIPRRFNLTTVHSFLAKLIGPEEKPKTKNFIFDFQYLEFIDGGGLTALTNIIEWLRLYNASIEFCNFSHSNESVRYLDDCGFFELYLGRPLLGVAKVRKTTLPARQVLHAESFQWLELTFKPWLANLLNMTQASLASINACLKEIFNNIDDHSTKDIGCIHVQHYPNVDRVEVTISDFGVGIPASLSQKYAFHNDGKAILLATQEGITTKSLVNNRGAGLKLLIDYVVSRNNGKVIIYSGHGVAHFYRRPNGIGERSWVKANFYPGTLLNISFRTDTIEQVPDDREDLEW, encoded by the coding sequence ATGACAAAGATCATTGTAGCGATCCCAAGGCGGTTCAATCTCACAACAGTCCATAGCTTCCTGGCTAAGCTAATCGGCCCTGAGGAGAAACCCAAAACTAAGAATTTTATCTTTGATTTCCAGTATCTTGAATTTATTGATGGAGGTGGCTTAACAGCCTTAACCAACATTATTGAGTGGCTCCGGTTGTACAATGCCAGCATCGAGTTCTGCAATTTCTCACACTCAAATGAGAGCGTTCGCTATCTCGATGATTGTGGATTCTTCGAACTCTATCTGGGTCGGCCGCTTTTGGGCGTCGCCAAAGTGCGCAAGACAACGCTCCCAGCTCGCCAAGTATTGCACGCCGAGAGTTTTCAGTGGCTTGAATTGACTTTCAAGCCTTGGCTGGCAAACCTTCTAAACATGACTCAGGCGTCCCTTGCCAGTATCAACGCCTGCTTAAAAGAGATTTTTAACAACATCGATGATCATTCGACGAAGGACATCGGGTGTATACACGTACAACATTACCCGAATGTGGATCGTGTCGAAGTCACGATTTCGGACTTCGGGGTTGGTATACCCGCAAGCCTTTCGCAGAAATACGCGTTCCATAATGATGGCAAAGCAATTCTTCTAGCGACACAAGAAGGAATCACGACAAAAAGCCTCGTCAACAACCGCGGCGCGGGGCTCAAGCTGCTGATTGATTACGTGGTATCTAGAAATAATGGGAAAGTTATCATATATTCCGGTCATGGCGTGGCCCATTTTTATCGCCGCCCCAACGGCATTGGTGAGCGCTCTTGGGTGAAGGCCAACTTCTATCCTGGCACACTGTTGAACATCAGCTTTCGGACCGACACCATAGAACAGGTGCCAGACGATAGGGAGGATTTGGAATGGTAA
- a CDS encoding STAS-like domain-containing protein, with amino-acid sequence MVIRALDHVPQCYTSKDGTVIFTLIRAAFLRDQSVTLSFDGVDDVPSSFVNAAFLNLLDSFPLDYIQKNLKVVDSTRQINDIIRRRFAVAHSSPVIAA; translated from the coding sequence ATGGTAATCAGAGCTTTAGATCACGTACCTCAGTGCTATACGTCAAAAGACGGCACAGTGATTTTTACCTTGATTCGCGCCGCTTTTTTGCGCGACCAATCCGTTACCTTATCTTTTGATGGCGTAGATGACGTTCCCTCGTCCTTCGTGAATGCTGCTTTCCTCAACCTCCTGGATTCGTTCCCGCTGGACTACATTCAGAAAAATTTAAAGGTTGTAGATTCGACACGTCAAATTAACGACATAATTCGACGTCGGTTTGCCGTGGCGCATAGTAGCCCAGTCATAGCGGCCTAG
- a CDS encoding GNAT family N-acetyltransferase: MSQEPNSETTPLMIRPAREADLPSVVALLAADNLGAGREVPPGPNGKALDPAYGKAFAAMSMQGGNELLVAEIDGAVVGCLQFTVIHGVSRRGMSRAQIEGVRVASSQRGQQAGQRLMAFAIERARSLGCGLVQLTTDQTRPDAHRFYERLGFKASHIGMKLPLD; encoded by the coding sequence ATGTCCCAAGAACCAAACAGCGAGACGACGCCCCTGATGATCCGTCCGGCCCGCGAAGCCGACCTGCCCAGCGTTGTCGCGCTCCTGGCCGCCGACAATCTGGGCGCCGGTCGTGAAGTCCCGCCGGGACCAAACGGCAAGGCGCTAGATCCAGCCTATGGAAAAGCCTTCGCCGCGATGTCCATGCAAGGCGGCAATGAGCTTTTGGTGGCCGAGATCGACGGTGCGGTTGTAGGCTGTTTGCAGTTTACGGTCATTCACGGTGTCAGCAGACGCGGCATGTCCCGCGCGCAGATCGAAGGCGTGCGCGTCGCCTCTTCCCAACGTGGCCAGCAGGCCGGTCAACGTTTGATGGCCTTCGCCATTGAGCGTGCGCGATCTTTAGGGTGTGGCCTCGTACAGCTCACCACCGATCAGACGCGCCCGGACGCCCACCGCTTTTATGAACGCCTCGGTTTCAAGGCCAGTCATATCGGCATGAAACTGCCGCTGGACTAG